The proteins below are encoded in one region of Drosophila santomea strain STO CAGO 1482 chromosome 3R, Prin_Dsan_1.1, whole genome shotgun sequence:
- the LOC120453424 gene encoding 60S ribosomal protein L24-like: MTPTLSLVVQESGQNLSDNSQHFNYDIFSCFYASKMKIGLCAFSGYKIYPGHGKIDGKSFTFLDKKCERSYLMKRNPRKVTWTVLYRRKHRKGIEEEASKKRTRRTQKFQRAIVGASLAEILAKRNMKPEVRKAQRDQAIKVAKEQKRAVKAAKKAAAPAPAKKSAPKQKAAKVTQKAAPRVGGKR, encoded by the exons ATGACCCCTACGCTTTCTCTAGTTGTCCAGGAGTCTGGCCAAAACCTTTCAGACAACTCACAACATTTTAACTACG ATATCTTTTCGTGTTTCTACGCCAGCAAGATGAAAATTGGCTTGTGCGCATTCAGCGGGTACAAAATCTACCCCGGTCATGGCAAGATCGATGGCAAGTCCTTCACCTTCCTGGACAAGAAGTGCGAGCGCTCCTACCTGATGAAGCGCAATCCCCGCAAGGTTACGTGGACCGTGCTGTACCGCCGGAAGCACCGCAAGGGAATCGAGGAGGAGGCCTCCAAGAAGCGCACTCGCCGCACCCAGAAGTTCCAGCGTGCCATCGTCGGCGCCTCGCTGGCCGAGATCCTGGCCAAGCGCAACATGAAGCCGGAGGTGCGCAAGGCGCAGCGCGACCAGGCCATCAAGGTGGCCAAGGAGCAGAAGCGTGCCGTCAAGGCCGCCAAGAAGGCTGCTGCCCCCGCTCCCGCCAAGAAGTCCGCTCCCAAGCAGAAGGCCGCCAAGGTCACGCAGAAGGCTGCTCCCCGCGTCGGAGGCAAGCGGTAA